A part of Halobacillus shinanisalinarum genomic DNA contains:
- the hpf gene encoding ribosome hibernation-promoting factor, HPF/YfiA family, giving the protein MNYNIRGENLEVTDSIKEYVEKKVSKLERYFDTPLTSEVHVNLSVYNDEQTIEVTIPMKNLLLRAEEHNTDLYAAIDLVVDKLERQIRKHKTKVNRKSRQEGAPKYVFAELEREAQQQQLAVEDESDIEIVRTKRFDLKPMDSEEAALQMDMLGHAFYVFTNSLTDETNIVYKRRDGRYGLIET; this is encoded by the coding sequence ATGAATTACAACATTCGTGGTGAAAATCTTGAGGTGACGGATTCCATAAAGGAATATGTGGAGAAAAAGGTGAGCAAGCTTGAACGCTATTTTGACACTCCGCTAACTTCAGAAGTTCACGTAAATTTAAGTGTCTATAATGATGAGCAGACCATTGAGGTAACAATTCCGATGAAGAACTTGCTTCTTCGTGCAGAGGAACACAATACTGACTTATACGCTGCCATCGACCTTGTGGTGGATAAACTTGAAAGACAAATCCGAAAGCATAAAACGAAAGTCAACCGAAAATCTCGACAAGAAGGTGCTCCTAAATACGTCTTTGCTGAACTGGAAAGGGAAGCACAACAGCAACAGCTTGCAGTAGAAGATGAATCTGATATTGAAATTGTAAGAACGAAGCGCTTCGATCTTAAGCCAATGGATAGTGAAGAAGCCGCACTTCAGATGGATATGCTTGGACACGCATTCTATGTGTTTACCAACTCTTTAACAGACGAAACGAACATAGTTTATAAACGTCGAGATGGTCGTTACGGCTTAATCGAAACTTGA
- a CDS encoding flagellar protein FliT has translation MWEQFALVTAQLDETVHQKVTDQNRKDVLEEVEKLLDQREQFLTKLPQPQTSEEQAVIERIIKREPTLNQKLEFLLNDLKVDLRNMKKQKSSKQRYTNPYQSVSAYDGMFMDHKK, from the coding sequence ATGTGGGAACAGTTCGCCTTGGTTACTGCCCAGCTTGATGAAACGGTTCATCAAAAGGTAACAGATCAGAACCGGAAGGATGTTTTAGAAGAAGTGGAGAAGCTCTTGGATCAGCGGGAACAGTTTTTAACAAAGCTTCCACAGCCTCAAACTTCAGAGGAGCAAGCGGTGATCGAAAGAATTATCAAACGAGAACCGACATTGAATCAAAAGCTTGAATTTTTGTTAAACGATCTGAAGGTCGATTTACGCAACATGAAAAAGCAGAAATCCAGCAAGCAGCGTTATACGAACCCCTATCAAAGTGTTTCGGCATATGATGGGATGTTTATGGATCACAAAAAATAG
- the fliS gene encoding flagellar export chaperone FliS, translating into MSIQAYQNNSVETASPGELTLMLYNGCIKFIRSAKKAISNGSIEQKNASIQKAQAIIRELMLTMNQDYAVSKEVLPLYDYMNRRLMEANSQNDSAILDEVEGLVTEFRDTWKEVILQTRKAQHGAGGNA; encoded by the coding sequence ATGTCGATTCAAGCCTACCAAAATAATTCAGTAGAAACAGCTTCCCCAGGAGAGCTTACGCTTATGTTATACAATGGATGCATTAAGTTCATTCGTTCAGCGAAGAAAGCGATAAGCAATGGTTCCATCGAACAAAAGAATGCCTCGATCCAAAAAGCTCAGGCCATCATTCGAGAGCTAATGCTGACAATGAATCAGGATTATGCTGTATCAAAAGAGGTCCTTCCCCTTTATGATTATATGAACCGTCGGCTGATGGAAGCGAACAGTCAAAACGATAGCGCGATCCTTGATGAAGTAGAAGGTCTCGTTACTGAATTCCGTGATACGTGGAAGGAAGTTATTTTGCAAACGAGAAAAGCCCAGCACGGGGCAGGCGGGAATGCGTAG
- a CDS encoding flagellar hook-associated protein 2 yields the protein MSDMRIGGLASGMDIDKLVNDLMRAERQPLNKMEQDKTWTEWQRDAYRDVNKQLFELDSMTLDMNLSKTYQSKEVTSPSSAISAEASAGAGEGNYNVQVTQMATAAYNLSETRLSKAGEQIDPTASLSSEESKFANGFDGGDFTITTYGEDGPSTQTFSIDMEQSLNEVLDEISNSDLGLRAFYDSSADKIMIERTQTGDYNTDNSQFLGAEIGFDSTTAGFLSNTLGIKNGDNSSGTWKLNEKGGQDAAFKYNGSLEITTHDNNYTLNGVTFNFHAVMDTAVNVNVSNNIDSAVENITKFVDKYNKVIESLNEQVSEKRYRDFPPLTEKQKEDLEEREIELWEEKAKSGMLRNDSTIQNALFEMRSNWYGTVDTGGEYTQLSQVGIKTSANYLDGGKLLITEDELREALREDPKAVQELFAGNSETGSKGIIDKLEETIADTRQTIERKAGKPTSTEETYMLGRRLEDMEDRMEAFEDRLVQIEDRYWSQFGQMEQAIQQLNSQSAFLMSNFG from the coding sequence ATGAGTGATATGCGGATAGGCGGTTTGGCATCCGGGATGGATATTGATAAGCTTGTGAACGATTTAATGAGAGCAGAACGCCAGCCTTTGAATAAAATGGAACAAGATAAAACGTGGACGGAATGGCAGCGTGATGCCTATCGTGACGTCAATAAGCAGCTTTTTGAGTTAGATAGTATGACACTTGATATGAATCTATCAAAAACCTATCAATCGAAAGAGGTTACGTCACCATCTTCAGCAATTAGTGCGGAGGCTTCTGCAGGCGCTGGGGAAGGGAATTACAATGTTCAAGTGACCCAGATGGCCACAGCGGCTTATAATTTGAGTGAGACAAGGCTATCGAAAGCGGGCGAACAAATTGATCCAACAGCCTCATTGTCGTCGGAAGAAAGTAAGTTTGCCAATGGTTTTGATGGGGGTGACTTCACTATTACAACCTATGGAGAAGATGGTCCTTCCACACAAACGTTCTCTATCGATATGGAACAGTCCTTAAATGAAGTGTTAGATGAGATTAGTAATTCTGATTTAGGCTTACGAGCTTTTTATGACAGTAGTGCGGATAAGATTATGATTGAACGCACACAAACAGGTGATTACAATACGGACAACTCTCAGTTTCTAGGGGCCGAGATCGGTTTTGATAGTACTACTGCAGGATTTCTTTCTAATACTTTAGGAATAAAAAATGGTGATAATTCTTCTGGGACTTGGAAGCTGAATGAAAAAGGCGGGCAGGATGCTGCATTCAAATACAATGGCTCTTTAGAAATTACAACTCATGATAATAATTATACATTAAACGGTGTCACCTTTAACTTTCATGCGGTGATGGATACGGCAGTCAATGTAAATGTATCGAACAATATTGACAGTGCTGTTGAGAACATCACGAAGTTTGTAGACAAGTATAATAAAGTTATTGAGAGTTTGAATGAACAAGTATCAGAGAAACGGTATCGTGATTTTCCTCCTCTCACTGAGAAACAAAAAGAGGATTTGGAAGAACGGGAGATTGAACTTTGGGAAGAAAAAGCAAAAAGCGGGATGCTTCGTAATGATTCTACGATCCAGAATGCCTTATTTGAAATGCGTTCCAATTGGTACGGCACGGTTGATACTGGTGGAGAATATACACAGTTGTCGCAAGTTGGGATTAAAACGAGTGCCAACTATTTAGATGGTGGCAAGCTTTTGATTACGGAAGACGAGCTGCGAGAGGCTCTAAGGGAAGACCCAAAGGCTGTCCAAGAGTTATTTGCAGGAAACAGTGAAACAGGAAGTAAAGGGATTATTGATAAGTTGGAAGAGACGATCGCTGACACCCGTCAAACCATTGAGCGTAAAGCCGGTAAACCAACGAGTACCGAAGAAACGTACATGCTGGGCCGGCGACTTGAAGATATGGAAGATCGGATGGAGGCGTTTGAGGATCGTCTTGTTCAAATTGAGGACCGTTATTGGTCACAATTTGGCCAAATGGAACAAGCTATTCAGCAATTAAACTCTCAGTCCGCCTTTTTGATGTCAAACTTTGGCTAA
- a CDS encoding ABC transporter ATP-binding protein, with protein sequence MFLQMNHVGKTFTDQDQQSSFEVFSDIDLSISENQFVSILGPSGCGKSTLLSMVAGLEKATEGTITLQEKEIKQAGPDRGMVFQQPSLFPWLNVRDNVTFPLKGTMSKKAANDRANHFLKMVHLSRFKQSFTYELSGGMQQRVAIARALAMDPKVLLMDEPFGALDEQTRHILHDELIKIWQETQKTILFVTHSIQEAIKLSDRVVVMGTRPGRIIADFTIDIPRPRKRDNKEIIELEKRVMDLLEGEINKVLKEELSNEIEYSR encoded by the coding sequence TTGTTTTTACAAATGAATCATGTTGGAAAAACCTTTACCGATCAAGATCAGCAATCGTCCTTTGAAGTTTTTTCCGATATTGACTTAAGTATATCCGAAAACCAATTCGTATCCATCCTAGGGCCTTCAGGATGTGGGAAATCGACACTATTGTCTATGGTCGCAGGACTCGAGAAGGCTACAGAGGGCACCATCACCTTGCAAGAAAAAGAAATAAAGCAAGCCGGACCCGACCGCGGTATGGTTTTCCAGCAGCCTTCCTTATTTCCCTGGCTCAATGTCCGCGACAACGTCACCTTCCCATTAAAAGGAACAATGAGTAAAAAAGCAGCCAACGACCGTGCCAATCACTTCTTAAAAATGGTTCACTTAAGCCGTTTCAAGCAAAGCTTCACCTATGAACTCTCAGGAGGGATGCAGCAGCGTGTCGCCATTGCCCGGGCACTAGCTATGGACCCTAAAGTTTTGCTAATGGATGAACCATTTGGTGCCCTCGATGAACAAACACGCCATATCCTGCACGATGAGTTAATAAAAATTTGGCAAGAAACACAAAAAACCATTCTCTTCGTTACACACAGCATCCAAGAAGCTATCAAACTATCAGATCGTGTCGTCGTTATGGGAACGCGCCCCGGACGAATCATCGCCGATTTTACAATAGATATACCTAGACCAAGAAAACGAGATAATAAAGAAATCATCGAACTTGAGAAGAGAGTCATGGATTTGCTTGAAGGCGAAATTAACAAAGTCTTAAAGGAAGAGCTATCAAATGAAATTGAATATAGTCGTTAA
- a CDS encoding ABC transporter permease — translation MKLNIVVKRVLFLVAIIGLWQLIYSANVFEDIIFPSPNQVWTALYEGFASGDLVEALGASFKHLLSGMSMAILFGTIVGVIFGKSKQADETAGMYLIALQSIPSIVWVPLAIMLFGFTEFAVIFVVVLGGTFVMALNVRSAIHNVPPHLVRAARTMGTKGFRLFYLVEVPASIPYFMSGVRLAWAFSWRALMAGELLSNGPGLGYSLRYAQDYARMDQVIGIIIIIGVIGAVVDQLVFSKLEKNVMKRWGLAK, via the coding sequence ATGAAATTGAATATAGTCGTTAAACGTGTATTATTTTTAGTCGCAATCATCGGATTATGGCAGCTGATTTATTCAGCAAATGTGTTTGAAGATATTATTTTCCCATCACCAAATCAAGTTTGGACAGCATTATATGAAGGATTCGCAAGTGGAGACCTTGTCGAAGCGTTAGGAGCAAGCTTTAAGCATTTGCTCTCTGGAATGTCAATGGCGATCTTGTTTGGCACGATCGTTGGGGTCATTTTTGGAAAATCAAAACAGGCAGATGAAACCGCTGGAATGTACTTAATCGCCCTGCAAAGTATCCCAAGTATCGTCTGGGTACCGCTTGCCATTATGCTCTTTGGCTTCACAGAATTTGCCGTCATTTTCGTCGTCGTTTTAGGAGGAACATTCGTTATGGCCTTAAACGTCCGATCAGCCATTCATAATGTCCCCCCTCACCTCGTAAGGGCAGCCAGAACAATGGGAACAAAAGGATTCCGCTTATTTTACCTTGTTGAAGTCCCAGCAAGTATCCCATACTTCATGTCAGGTGTTCGACTCGCCTGGGCCTTCAGTTGGCGCGCCTTAATGGCCGGGGAATTACTCAGTAACGGACCGGGCTTAGGCTATTCACTGAGATACGCACAAGATTATGCCCGTATGGATCAAGTCATTGGCATTATTATTATCATCGGAGTGATAGGCGCCGTCGTCGATCAGCTCGTATTTTCCAAGTTAGAGAAAAATGTTATGAAACGATGGGGTTTAGCAAAATAA
- a CDS encoding ABC transporter substrate-binding protein: MKKFLSIMTLITLSLILAACGSSEQEASGDGSKEITIGYFPNINHVAGMVAEEQDLYSETLPDGTKVNYKYFPDGSAFMTAVETGEVQGGLVGPGPAMNHFTSGAKINVVAAGSTGGTVIMARKGANIETPEDLKGKTFISPRVGCTHDVQFETMMMEEYDITSDRIDGTMKHVTGKPATYHSMFNAGNVDAATVPEPWASVIEAQGSGEVLVDTPEVAYGETLPAAVFVTSQDLVKNNPDMVQSIVDAHKKATEFIKDNPEEAKTIAIDKIKEITDQELSKSVIDNAWERIDFTYDIDGNTLQDFANSSYELEFLKKKPDLEGLVDTSFIK, from the coding sequence ATGAAGAAATTTTTATCAATTATGACACTCATTACACTTAGTCTCATATTAGCTGCCTGTGGAAGCAGCGAGCAAGAAGCAAGTGGAGACGGATCAAAAGAAATTACCATCGGATACTTCCCAAACATTAACCACGTTGCCGGCATGGTAGCCGAAGAACAAGACCTCTATTCAGAAACGCTGCCAGATGGAACAAAAGTAAACTACAAATACTTCCCTGATGGCTCAGCATTCATGACGGCTGTCGAAACAGGCGAAGTACAAGGCGGCCTCGTCGGACCAGGCCCAGCCATGAACCACTTTACAAGCGGCGCGAAGATTAACGTCGTAGCTGCAGGATCAACCGGCGGAACCGTGATTATGGCCAGAAAAGGCGCCAACATCGAAACACCCGAAGACTTAAAAGGAAAAACTTTCATCTCCCCACGCGTCGGCTGTACACATGACGTCCAATTCGAAACCATGATGATGGAAGAATACGACATCACCTCTGACCGCATTGATGGAACAATGAAACACGTCACAGGAAAACCAGCCACCTATCACAGCATGTTTAACGCAGGAAACGTCGATGCAGCCACAGTCCCTGAACCATGGGCATCTGTTATCGAAGCACAAGGCAGCGGCGAAGTTCTCGTAGATACACCTGAAGTCGCTTATGGCGAAACATTACCAGCCGCCGTGTTTGTAACATCCCAAGACTTAGTCAAAAATAACCCAGACATGGTGCAAAGCATCGTAGACGCCCATAAGAAAGCAACAGAGTTTATTAAAGACAATCCAGAAGAAGCGAAAACCATCGCGATTGATAAGATTAAAGAGATCACTGATCAAGAGCTATCTAAATCCGTCATTGACAATGCATGGGAACGTATCGATTTCACTTATGACATTGACGGAAATACACTGCAGGATTTTGCGAATTCTTCTTATGAGCTTGAGTTTTTGAAGAAGAAGCCTGATTTAGAAGGGCTAGTGGATACGAGTTTTATTAAATAA